From Caldicellulosiruptor hydrothermalis 108, a single genomic window includes:
- a CDS encoding pilus assembly FimT family protein, with protein MRKNKEVMWFNMKGNCRAFTLIEMIIVISILVVLLSIAIPNYLLFSEKAEIDRVTKEIASMITQMYGKIESELAYYKYFVVINNWAKENDNGEKYLEVKFIKRDEGNQIKILKTLVSRKVVLESNKVSTQRLTVITYDNRLRYCISEADSETTIFLSSYSPTQGDTVIEIKGKGHSTFKRKIIIKEIPPGSVLIE; from the coding sequence ATGAGAAAAAATAAAGAAGTAATGTGGTTTAACATGAAAGGTAATTGTAGAGCATTTACATTGATTGAAATGATAATTGTAATCTCAATTTTGGTCGTATTGTTGTCAATTGCAATTCCCAATTATTTGTTATTTAGTGAAAAAGCAGAGATTGATAGAGTTACTAAAGAAATTGCTTCTATGATAACACAAATGTATGGTAAAATAGAAAGTGAATTGGCATATTATAAGTATTTTGTTGTAATAAACAATTGGGCCAAAGAAAACGATAATGGAGAAAAATACCTTGAAGTTAAATTCATTAAAAGAGATGAAGGTAATCAAATAAAAATTCTTAAGACGTTGGTAAGTCGGAAAGTAGTACTCGAAAGTAACAAAGTTTCGACTCAGAGATTAACTGTTATTACGTATGATAATAGGCTTCGATATTGCATTTCTGAGGCAGATAGTGAGACTACAATTTTCTTAAGCTCTTATTCTCCTACGCAGGGAGATACGGTGATTGAAATAAAAGGGAAAGGGCATTCTACATTCAAAAGAAAGATTATTATTAAAGAAATACCTCCAGGAAGTGTCTTGATAGAATGA
- a CDS encoding PilW family protein, translating to MKKRALGFTLIEVLVSVTILFIVIVVIYDFFMNTNKFLHNQDENIEVSLQAKRLQEDIKQWFQMADQKSIECFPYSKRVEMNVYEYDLAQNIFLKYRIVLQYDGVQKKISIHKYDEAGREVSSSIYLEKKVEYFSVIENGNLVLITYEIKFSPKKVQKYEITYYRRTD from the coding sequence ATGAAGAAAAGAGCCTTGGGCTTTACATTAATAGAGGTTTTAGTCAGTGTTACAATTTTGTTTATTGTGATAGTGGTTATATATGATTTTTTTATGAACACAAATAAATTTCTACATAACCAAGATGAGAATATAGAAGTATCTCTTCAAGCTAAAAGACTCCAAGAAGATATAAAACAATGGTTCCAGATGGCTGATCAAAAGTCTATCGAATGTTTTCCGTACAGCAAAAGAGTTGAGATGAATGTTTATGAATATGACTTAGCTCAGAATATTTTCTTAAAATATAGAATTGTACTCCAATATGATGGTGTTCAAAAGAAAATAAGTATTCATAAATATGATGAAGCTGGCAGAGAGGTTTCTTCTTCAATTTATTTAGAGAAAAAGGTAGAGTATTTTTCTGTTATTGAAAATGGTAATTTAGTTTTGATTACTTATGAAATTAAATTTAGTCCTAAAAAAGTGCAGAAATACGAGATTACTTATTATCGACGTACTGATTAG
- a CDS encoding prepilin peptidase, with the protein MFLIWTLVLGSFLNVCIYRIPRGESIVYPPSHCPNCKTRIKPYDLIPVLSFIILKGRCRACHEKIPLRYPIVEILSLLCAISAYSKFGFSVRTWIAYFIGFVLIYISFVDVDTLEISNLSILILFVLSSLLYFLDKGFSLINIKHLILGGIYSSSLVLLIYLSSRGRAMGFGDVLLLFAGGVGFDFGKAVVVNFLSFVIGAIYGVLLLLLKRKTVKAQIPFAPFIAMSIYLTLIFGDHIVKWYLGLFL; encoded by the coding sequence ATGTTTTTAATTTGGACCCTTGTCCTTGGCAGCTTCCTAAACGTTTGCATATATAGAATACCACGGGGGGAGTCGATTGTATATCCCCCCTCTCATTGTCCTAATTGTAAAACAAGAATAAAGCCATATGATTTAATCCCTGTTTTGAGTTTTATCATTTTAAAAGGTAGATGCAGGGCTTGTCATGAGAAGATTCCATTAAGGTATCCTATAGTTGAAATTTTATCCTTGCTATGTGCAATTAGTGCCTACAGCAAGTTTGGTTTTAGTGTCAGGACATGGATAGCGTATTTCATAGGATTTGTATTGATATATATCTCATTTGTGGATGTGGATACACTTGAGATATCTAATCTTTCCATATTAATACTTTTTGTACTTTCCTCATTGTTATACTTTTTAGACAAAGGTTTTTCTTTGATAAACATAAAACACTTAATTCTTGGCGGAATCTATTCAAGTTCCTTGGTTTTGTTGATATATCTATCCTCTCGAGGAAGAGCAATGGGGTTTGGTGATGTTTTACTATTGTTTGCAGGCGGAGTTGGTTTTGATTTTGGAAAGGCAGTTGTTGTTAATTTTTTGAGCTTTGTAATAGGGGCAATATATGGTGTTCTTTTATTACTTCTTAAAAGAAAAACAGTAAAAGCACAAATTCCGTTTGCTCCTTTTATAGCTATGTCTATATATTTAACTCTTATATTTGGTGATCATATTGTGAAATGGTATCTTGGTTTATTTTTGTAA
- the pilM gene encoding pilus assembly protein PilM, protein MSKKITIEIGKNYIKILEGTVNKKILISKVFEIESDDDFIRDDSRVEEDILYKLLGEGIVNNNFSKNNVTIVLSGIANILIREMVIPALSPDKTYSLLKFEAKQSFPVNVENFVVDYKQLSFFKEGKTKKQHILMVAVPKKIIEGIINVSERLHLRVKKIDLESNALWRVVSRERGTLKEETATENTFMIVNLMRYYVTVVICKGEKLLLAKTFPFYQLERIFRSEDMSEEVLFTYYGYMLSEVVENVAKFYEFFKIRRHANETLSNIYLTGELCKKMDMRELMKARINSNAIYLENLNVIDTANSLEELNQCSIVTAIGGLLT, encoded by the coding sequence ATGAGCAAAAAAATTACCATTGAGATAGGAAAAAACTATATAAAAATTTTAGAAGGAACTGTTAATAAGAAAATTTTAATTAGTAAAGTCTTTGAAATCGAATCGGATGATGATTTTATTAGGGATGATTCAAGGGTGGAAGAAGATATTCTTTACAAGTTGTTAGGAGAAGGGATTGTAAACAATAATTTTTCTAAAAACAACGTTACAATAGTGCTTTCTGGAATTGCAAACATTCTAATAAGAGAAATGGTAATTCCTGCTCTTTCACCAGATAAGACCTATTCACTTTTGAAATTTGAGGCAAAGCAAAGTTTTCCTGTAAATGTAGAGAATTTCGTAGTTGATTATAAACAGCTTTCTTTTTTTAAGGAAGGAAAAACAAAAAAGCAACATATTTTAATGGTGGCAGTTCCCAAGAAAATTATAGAGGGGATTATAAATGTGTCTGAAAGATTACACTTGAGAGTGAAAAAGATTGATTTAGAGTCAAATGCGTTATGGCGGGTAGTGAGTAGGGAAAGAGGAACTTTGAAAGAAGAAACAGCTACTGAGAATACCTTTATGATTGTGAATTTGATGCGGTACTATGTAACTGTTGTAATTTGTAAGGGAGAAAAGCTGCTGTTAGCAAAGACGTTTCCATTTTATCAGCTTGAAAGGATTTTCAGGTCTGAGGATATGTCAGAAGAAGTACTCTTCACTTATTACGGTTATATGCTTAGTGAGGTAGTAGAAAATGTTGCAAAGTTCTATGAATTTTTTAAAATAAGAAGACACGCAAATGAGACACTTTCTAATATTTATTTAACAGGTGAGTTGTGCAAAAAAATGGATATGAGGGAACTAATGAAAGCAAGAATTAACAGCAATGCAATATACTTGGAAAATCTAAATGTTATAGACACAGCAAATAGCTTAGAAGAATTAAATCAGTGTTCGATTGTAACAGCTATTGGTGGGTTATTGACATGA
- a CDS encoding PilN domain-containing protein — protein sequence MKKRSYKDINLLRAYQYETRKREKMLRIFVAILILEVVLFCIISFGYITKIKIIKNEIKTLELLKSEKQKDTLVIKNAAAEVKLLKLKEKFVNLKLEEHKNVLKILNELEKITPQDVVFDSLSFSKGEINCVVRSNSVESLFKFVVGIRTSSVFTNVSFSNIRSEGDWKLISVKAKIQ from the coding sequence TTGAAAAAAAGAAGTTATAAAGATATAAATTTACTGCGGGCATATCAGTACGAAACACGAAAAAGAGAAAAAATGCTGAGGATATTTGTTGCCATTTTAATATTAGAAGTTGTATTATTTTGTATCATCTCTTTTGGATACATCACAAAAATTAAGATTATAAAGAATGAAATAAAGACATTAGAACTCTTAAAAAGCGAAAAACAAAAGGATACGCTGGTAATAAAAAATGCAGCGGCAGAAGTGAAATTGTTAAAATTAAAAGAAAAGTTTGTAAATTTAAAATTAGAAGAGCATAAAAATGTATTAAAAATCTTAAATGAGTTAGAAAAAATTACGCCGCAAGATGTAGTATTTGACAGTTTGAGTTTCTCTAAAGGAGAAATTAATTGTGTTGTTAGAAGCAATTCAGTAGAGTCACTTTTTAAATTTGTTGTGGGTATTAGAACCAGTAGCGTATTTACTAATGTTTCATTTTCAAATATAAGAAGCGAAGGTGATTGGAAACTCATCTCAGTAAAAGCAAAAATACAATAA
- a CDS encoding type II secretion system protein, protein MLRWFIKKINGKNEGFTLIEMIVVVAIIAILVGIAVPQAVKQINRAKISADLANARNIAMAIQQYVADGGDASKLSTNWKSIEEDTFIVPYLSGGVPKPKYSSDYKGFCYKYQNETVHVGVYKDSSSLTDDKVDEIYPNPEQPYNQ, encoded by the coding sequence ATGTTGAGATGGTTTATTAAAAAAATTAATGGGAAGAATGAAGGTTTTACATTAATTGAAATGATTGTAGTAGTTGCAATAATTGCAATACTTGTAGGAATAGCTGTTCCCCAGGCAGTAAAACAAATCAATAGAGCCAAAATTAGTGCTGACTTAGCAAATGCAAGGAATATAGCAATGGCTATTCAACAATATGTAGCAGATGGTGGAGATGCCAGCAAGCTCTCTACTAACTGGAAATCAATAGAAGAAGATACATTTATAGTCCCATATCTAAGTGGGGGAGTACCAAAACCAAAATATTCTTCGGACTATAAAGGCTTTTGTTACAAATACCAAAATGAAACTGTTCACGTTGGAGTATATAAAGATTCTTCATCTTTGACTGACGATAAAGTAGATGAAATATATCCAAATCCAGAGCAACCTTATAACCAGTGA
- a CDS encoding late competence development ComFB family protein, translating into MYKVKNYMEEAVLMLFDRVLKDIDVCKCEKCKTDIFALTLNRLPPRYVATEEGELYTKIESLKEQFEVDIIAAITAAAYIVKNNPKHEKK; encoded by the coding sequence GTGTATAAAGTAAAAAACTATATGGAAGAAGCTGTTTTAATGTTATTTGATAGAGTGTTGAAAGATATAGATGTGTGCAAATGTGAAAAATGCAAGACAGATATATTTGCCCTGACTTTAAACAGGCTTCCACCAAGATATGTGGCAACAGAAGAGGGAGAGCTTTACACAAAAATAGAGTCCTTAAAGGAACAATTTGAAGTTGACATAATTGCAGCAATTACTGCTGCAGCATATATTGTAAAAAATAATCCTAAACATGAGAAAAAATAA